The Delphinus delphis chromosome 10, mDelDel1.2, whole genome shotgun sequence genome includes a region encoding these proteins:
- the EOMES gene encoding eomesodermin homolog isoform X2: MQLGEQLLVSSVNLPGAHFYPLEGARGGGGGSAGHLPGAAPSPQRLDLDKAPKKFSGSLSCEAGSGEPATAGAGAPAAMLSDADAGDAFAGTAAVAKPGPPDGRKGSPCGEEELPSAAAAAAAAAAAAASARYSMDSLSSERYYLQSPGPQGSELAAPCSLFPYQAAAGAPHGSVYPAPNGARYPYGSMLPPGGFPAAVCPPGRAQFGPGAGASGGAGSSGGGGGPGAYQYGQGAPLYGPYSGAAAAGSCGGLGGLGVPGSGFRAHVYLCNRPLWLKFHRHQTEMIITKQGRRMFPFLSFNINGLNPTAHYNVFVEVVLADPNHWRFQGGKWVTCGKADNNMQGNKMYVHPESPNTGSHWMRQEISFGKLKLTNNKGANNNNTQMIVLQSLHKYQPRLHIVEVTEDGVEDLNEPSKTQTFIFSETQFIAVTAYQNTDITQLKIDHNPFAKGFRDNYDSSHQIVPGGRYGIQSFFPEPFVNTLPQARYYNGERTVPQTNGLLSPQQSEEVANPPQRWLVTPVQQPGTNKLDIGSYESEYTSSTLLPYGIKSLPLQTSHALGYYPDPTFPAMAGWGGRGSYQRKMAAGLPWTSRTSPPVFSEDQLSKEKVKEEINSSWIETPPSIKSLDSNDSGVYTSACKRRRLSPSSSSNENSPSIKCEDINAEEYSKDTSKGMGGYYAFYTTP, encoded by the exons ATGCAGTTAGGGGAGCAGCTCTTGGTGAGCTCGGTGAACCTGCCTGGCGCGCACTTCTACCCGCTGGAGGGGGCGCGAGGCGGTGGCGGCGGGAGCGCCGGCCACCTCCCGGGAGCGGCCCCCTCGCCTCAGAGGCTGGACTTAGACAAAGCGCCCAAGAAGTTCTCGGGCAGCCTCTCGTGTGAGGCAGGGAGCGGGGAGCCCGCAACCGCCGGTGCGGGGGCCCCCGCGGCCATGCTCAGTGACGCCGACGCCGGGGACGCCTTTGCCGGCACCGCGGCCGTGGCCAAGCCGGGGCCCCCGGACGGCCGCAAGGGCTCCCCCTGCGGGGAGGAGGAGCTGCcctcagccgccgccgccgctgctgcagccgcggccgccgccgccagcgCGCGCTACTCCATGGACAGCCTGAGCTCGGAGCGCTACTACCTCCAGTCCCCCGGGCCTCAGGGCTCCGAGCTGGCCGCGCCCTGCTCGCTGTTCCCGTACCAGGCGGCTGCCGGGGCGCCCCACGGATCTGTGTACCCGGCTCCCAACGGGGCGCGCTACCCCTACGGCTCCATGCTGCCCCCCGGCGGCTTCCCCGCGGCCGTGTGCCCACCCGGCAGGGCGCAGTTCGGCCCGGGAGCAGGCGCGAGCGGCGGCGCGGGAAGCAGCGGCGGGGGAGGCGGCCCGGGCGCCTATCAGTACGGCCAGGGGGCTCCGCTCTACGGGCCGTACTCCGGGGCAGCAGCCGCGGGTTCCTGCGGAGGACTGGGGGGCCTGGGGGTTCCCGGCTCCGGCTTCCGCGCCCACGTCTACCTGTGCAACCGGCCTCTGTGGCTCAAATTCCACCGCCACCAAACCGAGATGATCATTACGAAGCAGGGCAG ACGCATGTTTCCTTTCTTGAGTTTCAACATAAACGGACTCAATCCCACCGCCCACTACAACGTGTTCGTAGAAGTGGTGCTGGCGGACCCCAACCACTGGCGCTTCCAGGGGGGCAAATGGGTGACCTGCGGAAAAGCCGACAATAACATGCAGG GCAACAAAATGTATGTTCACCCAGAGTCTCCTAATACTGGTTCCCACTGGATGAGACAGGAGATttcctttgggaaattaaaactCACCAATAACAAAGGCGCAAATAACAACAACACCCAG ATGATAGTCTTACAGTCTTTACACAAGTACCAACCACGACTGCACATCGTTGAAGTCACAGAAGATGGCGTGGAGGACTTGAACGAGCCCTCCAAGACTCAGACCTTCATCTTCTCAGAAACGCAGTTCATTGCAGTGACTGCCTACCAAAACACCGAT ATAACTCAACTAAAGATTGATCACAACCCCTTTGCAAAAGGCTTCAGGGACAACTATGACTC ATCCCATCAGATTGTCCCTGGAGGTCGGTACGGCATTCAGTCCTTCTTCCCGGAGCCCTTTGTCAACACTTTACCTCAAGCCCGATATTATAATGGCGAGAGAACCGTGCCACAGACCAACGGCCTCCTTTCACCCCAACAGAGCGAAGAGGTGGCCAACCCTCCCCAGCGATGGCTTGTCACACCTGTCCAGCAACCTGGGACCAACAAACTAGACATCGGTTCCTATGAGTCTGAATATACTTCCAGCACCTTGCTCCCATATGGTATTAAATCCTTGCCCCTCCAGACATCCCATGCCCTGGGGTATTACCCCGACCCTACCTTCCCTGCAATGGCAGGGTGGGGAGGTAGAGGTTCTTATCAAAGGAAGATGGCAGCTGGACTCCCGTGGACCTCCAGAACAAGCCCCCCTGTGTTCTCTGAAGATCAGCTCTCCAAGGagaaagtcaaagaagaaattaactctTCTTGGATAGAGACACCCCCGTCCATCAAGTCTCTTGACTCCAATGATTCAGGGGTGTACACCAGTGCTTGTAAGCGAAGGCGGCTGTCTCCTAGCTCCTCTAGCAATGAAAATTCTCCCTCCATAAAGTGCGAGGATATCAATGCTGAAGAGTACAGTAAAGACACCTCAAAAGGCATGGGGGGGTATTATGCTTTTTACACGACTCCCTAA
- the EOMES gene encoding eomesodermin homolog isoform X1, with amino-acid sequence MQLGEQLLVSSVNLPGAHFYPLEGARGGGGGSAGHLPGAAPSPQRLDLDKAPKKFSGSLSCEAGSGEPATAGAGAPAAMLSDADAGDAFAGTAAVAKPGPPDGRKGSPCGEEELPSAAAAAAAAAAAAASARYSMDSLSSERYYLQSPGPQGSELAAPCSLFPYQAAAGAPHGSVYPAPNGARYPYGSMLPPGGFPAAVCPPGRAQFGPGAGASGGAGSSGGGGGPGAYQYGQGAPLYGPYSGAAAAGSCGGLGGLGVPGSGFRAHVYLCNRPLWLKFHRHQTEMIITKQGRRMFPFLSFNINGLNPTAHYNVFVEVVLADPNHWRFQGGKWVTCGKADNNMQGNKMYVHPESPNTGSHWMRQEISFGKLKLTNNKGANNNNTQMIVLQSLHKYQPRLHIVEVTEDGVEDLNEPSKTQTFIFSETQFIAVTAYQNTDITQLKIDHNPFAKGFRDNYDSMYTASENDRLTPSPTDSPRSHQIVPGGRYGIQSFFPEPFVNTLPQARYYNGERTVPQTNGLLSPQQSEEVANPPQRWLVTPVQQPGTNKLDIGSYESEYTSSTLLPYGIKSLPLQTSHALGYYPDPTFPAMAGWGGRGSYQRKMAAGLPWTSRTSPPVFSEDQLSKEKVKEEINSSWIETPPSIKSLDSNDSGVYTSACKRRRLSPSSSSNENSPSIKCEDINAEEYSKDTSKGMGGYYAFYTTP; translated from the exons ATGCAGTTAGGGGAGCAGCTCTTGGTGAGCTCGGTGAACCTGCCTGGCGCGCACTTCTACCCGCTGGAGGGGGCGCGAGGCGGTGGCGGCGGGAGCGCCGGCCACCTCCCGGGAGCGGCCCCCTCGCCTCAGAGGCTGGACTTAGACAAAGCGCCCAAGAAGTTCTCGGGCAGCCTCTCGTGTGAGGCAGGGAGCGGGGAGCCCGCAACCGCCGGTGCGGGGGCCCCCGCGGCCATGCTCAGTGACGCCGACGCCGGGGACGCCTTTGCCGGCACCGCGGCCGTGGCCAAGCCGGGGCCCCCGGACGGCCGCAAGGGCTCCCCCTGCGGGGAGGAGGAGCTGCcctcagccgccgccgccgctgctgcagccgcggccgccgccgccagcgCGCGCTACTCCATGGACAGCCTGAGCTCGGAGCGCTACTACCTCCAGTCCCCCGGGCCTCAGGGCTCCGAGCTGGCCGCGCCCTGCTCGCTGTTCCCGTACCAGGCGGCTGCCGGGGCGCCCCACGGATCTGTGTACCCGGCTCCCAACGGGGCGCGCTACCCCTACGGCTCCATGCTGCCCCCCGGCGGCTTCCCCGCGGCCGTGTGCCCACCCGGCAGGGCGCAGTTCGGCCCGGGAGCAGGCGCGAGCGGCGGCGCGGGAAGCAGCGGCGGGGGAGGCGGCCCGGGCGCCTATCAGTACGGCCAGGGGGCTCCGCTCTACGGGCCGTACTCCGGGGCAGCAGCCGCGGGTTCCTGCGGAGGACTGGGGGGCCTGGGGGTTCCCGGCTCCGGCTTCCGCGCCCACGTCTACCTGTGCAACCGGCCTCTGTGGCTCAAATTCCACCGCCACCAAACCGAGATGATCATTACGAAGCAGGGCAG ACGCATGTTTCCTTTCTTGAGTTTCAACATAAACGGACTCAATCCCACCGCCCACTACAACGTGTTCGTAGAAGTGGTGCTGGCGGACCCCAACCACTGGCGCTTCCAGGGGGGCAAATGGGTGACCTGCGGAAAAGCCGACAATAACATGCAGG GCAACAAAATGTATGTTCACCCAGAGTCTCCTAATACTGGTTCCCACTGGATGAGACAGGAGATttcctttgggaaattaaaactCACCAATAACAAAGGCGCAAATAACAACAACACCCAG ATGATAGTCTTACAGTCTTTACACAAGTACCAACCACGACTGCACATCGTTGAAGTCACAGAAGATGGCGTGGAGGACTTGAACGAGCCCTCCAAGACTCAGACCTTCATCTTCTCAGAAACGCAGTTCATTGCAGTGACTGCCTACCAAAACACCGAT ATAACTCAACTAAAGATTGATCACAACCCCTTTGCAAAAGGCTTCAGGGACAACTATGACTC CATGTACACCGCTTCCGAAAATGACAGGTTAACTCCATCTCCCACGGATTCTCCTAGATCCCATCAGATTGTCCCTGGAGGTCGGTACGGCATTCAGTCCTTCTTCCCGGAGCCCTTTGTCAACACTTTACCTCAAGCCCGATATTATAATGGCGAGAGAACCGTGCCACAGACCAACGGCCTCCTTTCACCCCAACAGAGCGAAGAGGTGGCCAACCCTCCCCAGCGATGGCTTGTCACACCTGTCCAGCAACCTGGGACCAACAAACTAGACATCGGTTCCTATGAGTCTGAATATACTTCCAGCACCTTGCTCCCATATGGTATTAAATCCTTGCCCCTCCAGACATCCCATGCCCTGGGGTATTACCCCGACCCTACCTTCCCTGCAATGGCAGGGTGGGGAGGTAGAGGTTCTTATCAAAGGAAGATGGCAGCTGGACTCCCGTGGACCTCCAGAACAAGCCCCCCTGTGTTCTCTGAAGATCAGCTCTCCAAGGagaaagtcaaagaagaaattaactctTCTTGGATAGAGACACCCCCGTCCATCAAGTCTCTTGACTCCAATGATTCAGGGGTGTACACCAGTGCTTGTAAGCGAAGGCGGCTGTCTCCTAGCTCCTCTAGCAATGAAAATTCTCCCTCCATAAAGTGCGAGGATATCAATGCTGAAGAGTACAGTAAAGACACCTCAAAAGGCATGGGGGGGTATTATGCTTTTTACACGACTCCCTAA